The Acidimicrobiales bacterium DNA segment GGTCGCCAACTCGTCGTCGACGTAGGCGTGGGCCTTGGTCGGCGCAGGAGCCATGTGGTACTCGCCGTTCCAGACCTCGTCGAGGTGGTCCTGGCCGAGCACGCGGCGGCGCTCGATGAGCGCCTCGACCTCCTGGGGCAGGGGGCCGAGGATCACGGTCCTCATTCGCCCGAGTGTAGAACCGGGGGTCCCGCGGCCGGTGGGGGCGTCGACTTGGACCGGAGCGCCGGGCACGGCAGGATTCACGGCATGGAGGCACGGCCCCCGGCGGGCGACCACGGCGGCTCGCTGTCGCTCGTCGTGCCCCTGTACGACGAGGAGGAGCGCTTCGCCGAGCACGCCAAGGAGATCGCCGAGTTCGTGGACGGCCTGCCTGCCGGCAGCGAGCTCATCTTCGTGGACGACGGGAGCTCCGACGGCACGGCCGAGCTGGTGGAGGACTTCATCGCCCGCTGGCCAGGGCGCACGGCCAGCCTCCTGCGCCGGCCGCACGAGGGAAAGGGCGCCGCCGTCCGGGCCGGCCTGGCCGTCGCCGGCGCCGACTACGCCGGGTTCTGCGACGTCGACCTGTCCACGCCCCTCGACCAGCTCCAGGAGATCCTGCTCACCGCCCGCATGGGACCGGTCCTCGCCATCGGGTCCCGGGATGCGGTCGCCTCCAGGCTGGTGCGCCCCCAGGGCCGGTTCCGGGAGCTCCTCGGCAAGTCCTACAACCGGCTGGTCCAGCTCGTGGTGACCCCCGGCATCACCGACACCCAGTGCGGGGCCAAGGTGGCGGCCACCGAGGTGTGGCGGGCCATCCTGCCGTTCTGCTCCCAGGCCGGCTTCGCCTGGGACGTGGAGGCCATCGCCGTCGCCCGCCGCCTGGGGATCGCGGTGCGGGAGGTGGCCATCGAGTGGAGCCACGACGACCGCACCAGGGTGCGGCTCGGGCGGGACGGGGCGGCAATGGTCGCCGCCATCCCGAGGATCGTCGCCAGTGCCAAGCGGGTGCCAGCGCATCTTCGCTACGAAGGGAAGGCCAGCGGGGTGTT contains these protein-coding regions:
- a CDS encoding methyltransferase domain-containing protein, with product MEARPPAGDHGGSLSLVVPLYDEEERFAEHAKEIAEFVDGLPAGSELIFVDDGSSDGTAELVEDFIARWPGRTASLLRRPHEGKGAAVRAGLAVAGADYAGFCDVDLSTPLDQLQEILLTARMGPVLAIGSRDAVASRLVRPQGRFRELLGKSYNRLVQLVVTPGITDTQCGAKVAATEVWRAILPFCSQAGFAWDVEAIAVARRLGIAVREVAIEWSHDDRTRVRLGRDGAAMVAAIPRIVASAKRVPAHLRYEGKASGVFDDQQASTLIESDTDHWWFRSKAAFVSSALRRHLPVGGRDVLLVDVGAGAGGVTAILGFHPDRVVAVEGSEALVRVAHDRHALRAVAGAIGDLPVRPASVDVVTMLDVVEHLEDPEAALRDAWRVLKPGGCLVVTVPAHQWLWSGADEMLGHVRRYNRPLLRGQLERSGFRPVVLTHVFSWLVAPVWLRRRTARNAAEQLGLQDQSPLIERAALFLTRAERAVVRRVSLPVGTSILCLAVKAGGDGS